CCGAGAGCATGTGAGGCCCTGGCCTGAGGTAAAAAAGTCAAAAAAGTAAAAAAGAAAATCCCCAGGAGCATTACCCTGATTTTCTTTGTTGTTTTGTCAATTGAGTAAAAATTTGATTGTCCCATAATTAAATTTGATTTTCGGTAAAAATTGTTTTTATATTAAAATTGTTGTTCCAAAGTTAAATCCGGTATCCCCACTCTTATCTTCAAAAAAGGCACAACCGTGGCTTTTACATCAAGGTAAATTCCGGATATAGCAAAATATTGGACAGGCAATACCTGCCCCAAAGACATTCGAGTGTGTATTACGTGTAAATTGTCATGTAAAAAATCCACCCTGCGGAAAAATTCCGAAGGAAAATTATGGGGGAATTCTAAATAAAAAGGAGAAATTAGAAACAAGTCATTGAATTTCCAATCAGCTAGTGATCAGAAACCTGGCAATAATGTTACGTGTTTTTGAAAGGGAAAGCCTTTTAGTCAGGCATTTTACATTTTCAGCCCTCATTTTCATGGGAGTCTGAAAGAACATTCGATCAATTCTAAAAAATAATAAGATCAAAGTTAAGCCTTTATTTAACATCAAAAAACACTTAACAATATTTTTTTGATTTTTTTTAAGAATTCGTTTCTTTTTCCTTTGGGAATTTGAATCTCATTTCCTCAAAATGTACCTTTGCAGCGAGAAAAAATCAGGGAAATAGGCAGGTGAGCAACCTCAAAAATCTCTGGTGATCTATAAAACCTAACTACCTGTTCCACAAGCCGGCCAGGTGTAAATAAAACAATATATAATGGCAAACGCATTTTTTGAAGTACCTATCGCAGAGAACGAACCCGTATTGTCCTACGCTCCGGGTTCGCCGGAGAAGGCCGAATTAAAAGCCGCCATAGCTGAGGCTAAATCAAAACAACTCGATCTTCCCATGTTTATTGACGGCAAACCCGTCCAATCGGGTAAATTGGTTTCTATTCATCCCCCACACGAACTGAACCACACGCTGGGGCATTTCCACCGGGGAGAAGCTGAACACGTTGAAATGGCCATCGAGGCTGCCATGAGAGCCAAAGATGCCTGGGCGGCCATGCCGTGGGAAGAACGTGCCGCCATATTCCTCAAGGCTGCAGACCTGCTCGCCGGACCATACCGCGCGAAAATGAATGCGGCCACCATGTTATGCCAGTCCAAAAATGCCTTCCAGGCGGAGATCGACTGTGTGGCCGAGTTGTGTGATTTCTGGCGTTTCAATGTGCAATACATGACGGAAATTTACAGCGTCCAGCCGGAAAGTGCTGCGGGCATCTGGAACCGACTGGAATACCGGCCTTTGGAAGGGTTCGTTTTCGCACTGACGCCTTTCAATTTTACGTCCATCGCAGGAAACCTGCCCGGCGCTCCGGCCCTGATGGGAAATACCGTGGTGTGGAAACCTGCAGATACTGAAATTTACTCCGCCGCTGTCATTATGGAAATTTTTGAAGAGGCAGGTTTACCCGCGGGAGTCATCAACCTGGTTTTCGTCAGGGGTTCTGTTGCAGGGGACGTCATTTTTAACCACCGTGACTTTGCCGGGTTGCACTTTACCGGAAGTACCGGGGTTTTTCAGACCCTTTGGAAGACCATTGGCGACAATATTTCAAAATACAAATCTTATCCCCGTATCGTTGGGGAAACCGGCGGTAAAGACTTTGTTATAGCCCACCCTTCTTCCAATGCCAAACAAGTGGCCACAGCACTTGCCCGTGGAGCTTTTGAATTCCAGGGACAAAAATGTTCTGCGGCTTCACGTGCCTACATTCCTCAAAGTTTGTGGCCTGATGTCAAAAAATACCTGGTAGCGGATTTGGCGGATTTCAAAATGGGAAGCCCGGAAGATTTTACCAATTTCATCAATGCCGTGATCGACGAAAAGGCCTTTGACAGCATCACGGGCTATATCGCCAATGCTAAAAATTCAAAGGATGTAGAGGTGATTGCCGGCGGAAATTATGACAAATCCAAAGGCTATTTTATCGAACCTACGGTTCTCCTGGCTAAAGATCCTAAGTACACCACCATGTGCGAAGAGATTTTCGGCCCCGTGCTGACGATTTATGTATATGAAGATTCAAAATGGGAGGAAACCCTTCATTTGATGGATGAAACGTCTCCTTATGCATTGACCGGAGCCGTCTTTTCAAAGGATCGTGCCGCGGTAATTCAGGCGACAGATATTTTGAGAAACGCTGCCGGTAATTTCTATATCAATGATAAACCAACAGGGGCTGTTGTGGGCCAGCAACCTTTCGGTGGTGCCAGAGGTTCGGGAACAAATGATAAAGCAGGTTCTGTACTGAATTTATATCGTTGGGTTTCTCCACGTACCATTAAGGAAACTTTTGTTTCTCCGGTAGATTATCGTTATCCTTTTTTGGGAGCGAAGTAATTTATTGAAAATACATCAAAACAATCATTCAGCATTTTTAATATTTTATTGATTACCAATATATTGTATGGAAAATTTTAAAAATACAACCCTGTAAAAGTCATTCACTAAGAATTTTTTTCAAGGTTGTGTTTTTAAAATTTTCTGTTTTTTGTCAGAAAACACTTTTCTCAAAAGTATGACACTGACCCTGATTTAGAAGCGCCACCGCATCTTCGGCAGAGAATTCAAGGGCACTGCAGACCTTACCGGTGCAA
This sequence is a window from Lewinellaceae bacterium. Protein-coding genes within it:
- the pruA gene encoding L-glutamate gamma-semialdehyde dehydrogenase, coding for MANAFFEVPIAENEPVLSYAPGSPEKAELKAAIAEAKSKQLDLPMFIDGKPVQSGKLVSIHPPHELNHTLGHFHRGEAEHVEMAIEAAMRAKDAWAAMPWEERAAIFLKAADLLAGPYRAKMNAATMLCQSKNAFQAEIDCVAELCDFWRFNVQYMTEIYSVQPESAAGIWNRLEYRPLEGFVFALTPFNFTSIAGNLPGAPALMGNTVVWKPADTEIYSAAVIMEIFEEAGLPAGVINLVFVRGSVAGDVIFNHRDFAGLHFTGSTGVFQTLWKTIGDNISKYKSYPRIVGETGGKDFVIAHPSSNAKQVATALARGAFEFQGQKCSAASRAYIPQSLWPDVKKYLVADLADFKMGSPEDFTNFINAVIDEKAFDSITGYIANAKNSKDVEVIAGGNYDKSKGYFIEPTVLLAKDPKYTTMCEEIFGPVLTIYVYEDSKWEETLHLMDETSPYALTGAVFSKDRAAVIQATDILRNAAGNFYINDKPTGAVVGQQPFGGARGSGTNDKAGSVLNLYRWVSPRTIKETFVSPVDYRYPFLGAK